GGACTACAAGGCGGCGTTCACCCGCGTCCTGGCAGGCGAGATCGTGGGGGCGGTGGCGGCGGCGCTGGGCGGGGCGCGGCGGGTCATCGTGCCGCCCGGCCTCGCGGCGGCGTGGCTGCCCGCTGGCCTGGATATGCTGCGCGACGACCCGCCCTTATCACACGCCGACCTCGACCGGGCGGAGGCGGTGGTTACCGGGTGCGCGGTCGCGGTGAGCGAGACGGGCACCATCGTCCTCGACCACGGCCCCGACCAGGGCCGCCGGGCGCTCTCGCTGATCCCCGACCTGCACGTATGCCTGGTGCGTGGGGATCAGGTCGTGCAG
This is a stretch of genomic DNA from Deinococcus grandis. It encodes these proteins:
- a CDS encoding LutC/YkgG family protein; translation: MTAEPFPSTAEAKLELLTRINRAIAGAEQQPLPPYPVSAPLSREAVLHQFEDRILDYKAAFTRVLAGEIVGAVAAALGGARRVIVPPGLAAAWLPAGLDMLRDDPPLSHADLDRAEAVVTGCAVAVSETGTIVLDHGPDQGRRALSLIPDLHVCLVRGDQVVQTVRQAVDTVAASVRAGRPLTWLSGGSATSDIELVRVEGVHGPRHLHVIVVE